In one window of Oryza sativa Japonica Group chromosome 9, ASM3414082v1 DNA:
- the LOC4346927 gene encoding protein CHAPERONE-LIKE PROTEIN OF POR1, chloroplastic, with protein sequence MQATAALFLVRPLPRPHYRCLHGLRGGVSLAPPRRRLVARGPRCSMSLSIGGGAGAGAGGDRGFSYEHVPVFPRYRIRDPYKLLGVDRDAAEEEIRSARNFLIQQYAGHEPSEEAIEGAYEKIIMKSYQQRKKTKINLKTKLKKRVEESPSWVKALLGYFEVPQMDIISRRLFFFAFIAGWSIATSAENGPAFQLAISLFSCIYFLNDKMKNLMRASTTGFGVLVGGWIIGSLLVPLIPTFIIPPSWSLELLTSLVAYVFLFLGCTFLK encoded by the exons atgcAGGCGACGGCCGCGCTCTTCCTCGTCCGCCCGCTCCCGCGTCCCCACTACCG GTGCTTGCATGGGTTGCGGGGAGGCGTCTCGCtggccccgccgcggcggcggctggtggcgcGGGGCCCGCGGTGCTCCATGAGCCtctccatcggcggcggcgcgggcgcgggcgccggcggggaCCGCGGGTTCAGCTACG AGCACGTTCCAGTGTTTCCAAGATACCGGATTCGTGATCCCTACAAGCTTCTTGGTGTTGATCGTGATGCAGCTGAAGAAGAGATCAGGAGTGCTAGAAATTTCCTTATTCAACAGTATGCTGGGCATGAACCAAGTGAAGAAGCTATTGAAGGTGCATACGAGAAGATAATAATGAAGAGCTaccagcagcggaaaaagactAAGATTAATCTGAAAACTAAGCTAAAAAAGCGAGTTGAGGAATCCCCGTCATGGGTAAAGGCACTGCTTGGATATTTTGAGGTGCCACAAATGGATATCATTTCAAGAAGATTGTTCTTTTTCGCTTTCATTGCTGGTTGGAGCATAGCGACTTCTGCTGAGAATGGACCTGCATTCCAG cTTGCAATATCTCTCTTCTCGTGCATATATTTCCTTAATGATAAGATGAAGAACCTCATGAGGGCATCAACAACTGG GTTTGGAGTGCTTGTTGGTGGCTGGATAATTGGCTCTCTATTGGTCCCACTTATCCCAACATTCATCATCCCACCCTCTTGGTCCCTTGAGCTACTTACATCATTAGTTGCATATGTCTTCCTGTTCCTGGGTTGCACTTTCCTCAAATGA
- the LOC9271425 gene encoding hexanoyl-CoA synthase isoform X2 yields MVFEEMGITFSVEPSCILRENDAYPGGEWLPGAVLNAAANCLTAKPGRSSDDVAIVWRDEGKDSEPLNFVTLEELRKKVCLVANALDALNLAKGSAIAIDMPMNVNAVVIYLAIVLAGYVVVSIADSFAAPAISMRLKISEAKAIFTQDYILRDDKELPLYSRVVEAKAPMTIVIPVRGSTPIKGLRADDLSWEDFLAKVNHAKADNYTAVEQPAYAFTNILFSSGTTGEPKAIPWTHLTPLKSAADGWCHMDIRRGDVVAWPTNLGWMMGPWLVYASLLNGASMALYNGSLNSSGFAKFVQDAKVTMLGLVPSIARSWKSTDCTAGFDWSTIRCFSSSGEASSVDDYLWLMGRVCYKPVIEYCGGTEIGGGFVAGSLLQPQALSAFSTPAMGCNLFILDNNGNPLPQDSVGTGELALDPTFLGASTTLLNADHHEVYFSGMPEWNGKVLRRHGDEFERTPDGYYRAHGRADDTMNLGGIKVSSIEIERICNRVNDAILETAAIGVPPLGGGPEQLTIAVVFKDQSSQTEDLNQLKLAFNTALKKLNPLFKVSSVVVVPSLPRTASNKVMRRVLRKEFTQQPKHSKI; encoded by the exons ATGGTGTTTGAGGAGATGGGGATTACTTTCAGTGTGGAGCCATCTTGCATCCTGAGGGAGAACGATGCTTACCCCGGCGGCGAGTGGTTGCCCGGCGCCGTGCTGAATGCTGCTGCGAATTGCCTGACCGCGAAGCCCGGAAGGAGTTCCGACGACGTTGCTATCGTGTGGAGGGATGAGGGGAAGGATTCTGAGCCCCTCAACTTTGTTACTCTTGAGGAACTGAGGAAAAAAGTTTG CCTGGTGGCAAATGCGCTTGATGCACTCAACCTGGCTAAGGGATCCGCGATTGCCATTGACATGCCCATGAATGTGAATGCTGTTGTGATCTACCTGGCAATTGTGTTGGCAGGCTATGTGGTTGTCTCAATCGCGGACAGCTTTGCTGCTCCCGCAATATCAATGAGGCTAAAGATATCAGAAGCAAAAGCAATTTTCACCCAG GATTACATCCTTCGAGATGACAAGGAATTGCCTTTGTACAG TAGAGTTGTGGAAGCTAAGGCCCCTATGACAATTGTGATCCCTGTAAGGGGATCAACACCAATAAAAGGACTGCGTGCTGATGATCTGTCCTGGGAAGATTTTCTTGCAAAAGTTAACCATGCCAA GGCTGATAATTATACCGCTGTTGAGCAACCTGCCTATGCCTTCACCAATATCTTGTTTTCGTCAGGGACTACAG GGGAGCCAAAAGCAATTCCATGGACACACTTAACACCTCTGAAGTCAGCTGCTGATGGATGGTGTCACATGGATATTCGCAGAGGTGATGTTGTTGCATGGCCTACTAACCTCGGTTGGATGATGGGCCCATGGCTTGTTTATGCCTCTTTACTGAATGGAGCTTCCATGGCTCTTTATAATGGCTCCCTGAATAGTTCAGGCTTTGCAAAGTTTGTACAG GATGCAAAGGTGACTATGCTTGGGTTGGTACCCAGCATTGCTCGTTCATGGAAAAGTACAGATTGTACAGCTGGGTTTGATTGGTCAACCATTAG ATGTTTTAGCTCATCCGGGGAGGCATCCAGTGTGGATGATTATTTATGGTTGATGGGAAGAGTTTGCTACAAACCAGTTATAGAGTACTGTGGAGGCACAGAAATTGGTGGTGGATTTGTTGCTGGATCATTGCTGCAACCTCAAGCATTATCTGCATTCAGTACACCTGCAATGGGTTGTAACCTGTTTATTCTTGACAACAATGGAAATCCATTA CCACAAGATTCTGTTGGTACTGGAGAACTTGCGCTTGATCCAACCTTCCTGGGAGCTTCAACAACATTGCTGAATGCTGATCATCATGAGGTGTACTTCAGTGGAATGCCAGAATGGAACGGGAAA GTCCTTCGGAGGCATGGGGATGAATTTGAGCGTACTCCAGATGGGTATTATAGGGCTCATGGGCGCGCAGATGACACAATGAACCTTGGTGGAATTAAG GTGAGTTCCATCGAGATAGAGCGGATCTGCAACAGGGTAAACGACGCCATCCTTGAAACAGCAGCTATTGGGGTTCCACCTCTAGGGGGTGGCCCTGAACAGCTGACCATAGCCGTCGTCTTCAAAGACCAAAGCTCACAAACAGAGGATTTGAATCAGCTGAAACTGGCATTCAACACTGCTCTGAAGAAACTTAACCCTCTTTTCAAG GTTTCTTCAGTTGTGGTAGTCCCTTCGCTCCCTAGAACAGCCTCAAACAAGGTCATGAGGAGAGTCCTCCGCAAGGAGTTCACCCAGCAGCCAAAGCACTCCAAAATCTAG